Proteins encoded together in one Mycobacterium noviomagense window:
- a CDS encoding pullulanase has product MEYCIGGDDGAARIWDGQPDLDLDHDGQFDSVGLDFDGDGLRDDALADFDGDGLADHAVLDLDNDGMPESYFTDDGTGTWQVAVDRGGQLRWFGLDGVEHSGGPLVDFDVDGRVDDRLVDVDGNGLADRVMLGADGGGYDTAYVDSDGDGQWDVKLSDSDGDGAADAAAAL; this is encoded by the coding sequence ATGGAGTACTGCATTGGCGGTGACGACGGCGCGGCCAGAATCTGGGACGGCCAGCCGGACCTAGATCTCGACCACGACGGCCAGTTCGATTCGGTGGGGCTCGACTTCGACGGCGACGGTCTCCGCGACGACGCGCTGGCCGATTTCGACGGCGACGGACTGGCAGACCATGCGGTGCTGGATCTCGATAACGACGGCATGCCGGAGAGCTACTTCACCGATGACGGAACCGGGACATGGCAGGTTGCCGTGGACCGAGGTGGGCAGCTGCGCTGGTTCGGACTCGACGGCGTGGAGCACAGTGGGGGCCCGTTGGTCGACTTCGACGTCGACGGCCGCGTCGATGACCGGCTGGTAGACGTCGACGGCAACGGCCTGGCAGATCGGGTGATGCTGGGCGCGGACGGCGGCGGTTATGACACGGCCTATGTCGACAGCGACGGCGACGGGCAGTGGGACGTCAAGCTCAGCGACAGCGACGGCGACGGTGCCGCTGACGCCGCCGCTGCCCTGTAA